A region of Rhizorhabdus wittichii RW1 DNA encodes the following proteins:
- a CDS encoding Autotransporter beta- domain protein (PFAM: Autotransporter beta- domain protein) produces MRYLLASTCLAAIAAVPVHAETTVGDKRTATIRTSTIKAGAADDIRITSAGSVVPTVAGPAVVLDSANKIVNEGTIQATNLDNSTGIRAEAGAAGSITNASGGKIILDETYTAEDSDKDGDLDGPFAVGTGRVGIRTAGAFTGDIVNSGSIAIEGKDSAGIRLDGPLTGKLTQDGTIGVVGDRSVGVRAGDVTGNVRIAGTITAVGQDAVGVSLDGTVTGALVIQGGVTSTGYRNTTPPSDTSKLDADDLLQGGPAVRIAGNVTGGVIFAVPPKDNSTTDNDEDKDGIEDSKEGSASITSYGAAAAVAIGAVDHAVTLGAVAGNADGHGLVNEGTIQGAGTYAGVDGSGMVIGGQGGAVTIAGGMTNRGTISASGANATGLRIGDGATVAEVKNMGVLQASGTNAANAKTVALQIDQGAFTSEIVNSGTIKAVASGTASANGATATAILDRSGEVDLVSNSGTISAAGASAGSNVAIDLSANDRGARIGQTVVASGTAPSIVGDVRFGNGNDLFDIADGSVTGDTSFGGGANSLLLSGDATYAGKVRFGGGNDVMTLSGTASHSGDVDFGGGSDKLTVNSGARFRGALSNAQGLAVAVNGGTLDIGKSTAAIQSLAVSGSGTLGVAIDVASKSSTLYQVAGEASFAQGSKVAVSLNGIAGAEGRYTFLKAGTVTGASNVATSDALLPFMYKGSVAAVSPNELAIDVKRKTTSELGLNRSQAAAYDAIFAALGKDAKVAGAYLETNDGDAFRKKVRQMLPDHAGGAFETVTMGSRATAGFLADPNAPFADMGKWGYWIQQVGWGTSKGLGDTASYDITGWGVATGGEIKTNLGSFGISLAYLYGKDADGGTDNKVDAGQYEIGAYWRGYWGPFQGWTRASYAHVDFKGERVFQGSLGTDTVERRAKGRWNGKLISAAAGAAYTLQMGSFSVRPKAALDYYRLKEDGYAEKGGGDAFNLIVGGRKSDELAVSGTVAAGFDFGGQNEEAGWFRIEAEGGRRELVGGSLGSTTARFAGGTAFTLEPEKRTSGWIGKLRAVGGGNGFQIGGEAGAEQQQGRAAISLRASLVVGL; encoded by the coding sequence ATGCGCTACCTGCTTGCCTCCACCTGCCTCGCCGCGATCGCCGCCGTGCCCGTCCATGCCGAGACGACCGTCGGCGACAAGCGCACCGCGACGATCCGCACCTCGACGATCAAGGCCGGCGCCGCCGACGACATCCGCATCACCTCGGCCGGGTCGGTCGTGCCGACCGTCGCGGGCCCGGCGGTGGTGCTCGACAGCGCCAACAAGATCGTCAACGAAGGCACGATCCAGGCCACCAACCTCGACAATTCGACCGGCATCCGCGCCGAGGCGGGCGCCGCCGGATCGATCACCAACGCCTCCGGCGGCAAGATCATCCTCGACGAGACCTACACCGCCGAGGACAGCGACAAGGACGGCGACCTCGACGGTCCGTTCGCGGTCGGCACCGGCCGGGTCGGCATCCGCACCGCCGGCGCCTTCACCGGCGACATCGTCAACAGCGGCTCGATCGCGATCGAGGGCAAGGATTCGGCGGGCATCCGGCTCGACGGCCCGCTGACCGGCAAGCTGACCCAGGACGGCACGATCGGCGTCGTCGGCGACCGCTCGGTCGGCGTCCGCGCCGGCGACGTGACCGGCAACGTCCGCATCGCCGGCACGATCACCGCGGTCGGCCAGGACGCGGTCGGCGTCTCGCTGGACGGCACCGTCACCGGCGCGCTGGTGATCCAGGGCGGGGTCACCTCGACCGGCTATCGCAACACCACCCCGCCGAGCGACACGAGCAAGCTCGACGCCGACGACCTGCTGCAGGGCGGCCCCGCCGTCCGCATCGCCGGCAACGTCACCGGCGGCGTCATCTTCGCGGTGCCGCCGAAGGACAACAGCACCACCGACAATGACGAGGACAAGGACGGCATCGAGGACTCCAAGGAGGGCTCCGCGTCGATCACCTCCTACGGCGCGGCGGCGGCGGTAGCGATCGGCGCCGTGGACCATGCCGTCACCCTGGGCGCCGTCGCCGGCAATGCCGACGGCCACGGCCTGGTCAACGAGGGCACGATCCAGGGCGCGGGCACCTATGCCGGCGTCGACGGCAGCGGCATGGTGATCGGCGGCCAGGGCGGCGCGGTGACGATCGCCGGCGGCATGACCAACCGCGGCACGATCAGCGCCTCGGGCGCCAACGCCACCGGCCTGCGGATCGGCGACGGCGCGACCGTGGCCGAGGTCAAGAACATGGGCGTGCTCCAGGCGTCGGGCACCAACGCCGCCAACGCGAAGACGGTGGCGCTGCAGATCGATCAGGGCGCGTTCACCTCCGAGATCGTTAACAGCGGCACGATCAAGGCGGTCGCGAGCGGCACCGCCTCGGCCAACGGCGCGACGGCGACCGCGATCCTCGACCGCTCGGGCGAGGTCGACCTCGTCAGCAACAGCGGCACGATCTCGGCGGCCGGCGCTTCGGCGGGCAGCAACGTCGCGATCGACCTGTCGGCCAACGACCGTGGCGCGCGGATCGGCCAGACGGTGGTCGCGAGCGGCACCGCGCCGTCGATCGTCGGCGACGTCCGCTTCGGCAACGGCAACGACCTGTTCGACATCGCCGACGGCAGCGTGACCGGCGACACCAGCTTCGGCGGCGGCGCGAACAGCCTGCTGCTGTCGGGCGACGCCACCTATGCGGGGAAGGTCCGCTTCGGCGGCGGCAACGACGTCATGACGCTGAGCGGCACCGCCTCCCACAGCGGCGACGTCGACTTCGGCGGCGGCAGCGACAAGCTGACCGTGAACAGCGGCGCCAGGTTCCGCGGCGCCCTCTCCAACGCGCAGGGGCTGGCGGTCGCCGTCAACGGCGGCACGCTCGACATCGGCAAGTCGACCGCCGCGATCCAGTCGCTCGCGGTCAGCGGGTCGGGCACGCTCGGCGTCGCGATCGACGTGGCGAGCAAGAGCAGCACCCTCTACCAGGTCGCGGGCGAGGCGAGCTTCGCCCAGGGCTCCAAGGTCGCGGTCAGCCTCAACGGCATCGCCGGCGCCGAGGGCCGCTACACCTTCCTGAAGGCCGGGACGGTGACCGGCGCGTCCAACGTCGCGACCAGCGATGCCCTGCTGCCCTTCATGTACAAGGGCAGCGTCGCCGCGGTCTCGCCGAACGAGCTGGCGATCGACGTCAAGCGCAAGACCACAAGCGAACTGGGCCTCAACCGCTCGCAGGCCGCCGCCTATGACGCGATCTTCGCCGCGCTCGGCAAGGATGCCAAGGTCGCCGGCGCCTATCTGGAGACCAATGACGGCGACGCCTTCCGCAAGAAGGTCCGCCAGATGCTGCCCGATCATGCCGGCGGCGCGTTCGAGACGGTGACGATGGGGTCGCGCGCGACCGCGGGCTTCCTGGCCGATCCGAACGCCCCCTTCGCCGACATGGGCAAATGGGGCTACTGGATCCAGCAGGTCGGCTGGGGCACGTCGAAGGGGCTGGGCGACACCGCCTCCTACGACATCACCGGCTGGGGCGTCGCGACCGGCGGCGAGATCAAGACCAACCTCGGCAGCTTCGGCATCTCGCTCGCCTATCTCTACGGCAAGGACGCCGACGGCGGCACCGACAACAAGGTCGACGCCGGCCAGTACGAGATCGGCGCCTATTGGCGCGGCTATTGGGGGCCCTTCCAGGGCTGGACCCGCGCCAGCTACGCCCATGTCGACTTCAAGGGCGAACGCGTCTTCCAGGGCAGCCTGGGCACCGACACGGTCGAGCGGCGCGCCAAGGGCCGGTGGAACGGCAAGCTGATCTCGGCGGCGGCCGGCGCGGCCTACACGCTGCAGATGGGATCGTTCAGCGTCCGGCCGAAGGCGGCGCTCGACTATTACCGGCTGAAGGAGGACGGCTATGCCGAGAAGGGCGGCGGCGACGCGTTCAACCTGATCGTCGGCGGCCGCAAGAGCGACGAACTGGCGGTCAGCGGCACGGTCGCCGCCGGCTTCGACTTCGGCGGCCAGAACGAGGAAGCGGGCTGGTTCCGGATCGAGGCCGAGGGCGGCCGGCGCGAGCTGGTCGGCGGATCGCTGGGTTCGACCACCGCGCGCTTCGCCGGCGGCACCGCCTTCACCCTGGAGCCCGAGAAGCGCACCAGCGGCTGGATCGGCAAGCTGCGCGCCGTCGGCGGCGGCAACGGCTTCCAGATCGGCGGCGAGGCCGGCGCCGAGCAGCAGCAGGGCCGCGCCGCCATCTCGCTGCGCGCCAGCCTGGTGGTCGGCCTCTGA
- a CDS encoding ribonucleoside-diphosphate reductase, alpha subunit (TIGRFAM: ribonucleoside-diphosphate reductase, alpha subunit~PFAM: ribonucleotide reductase large subunit; Ribonucleotide reductase large subunit, N terminal domain protein) produces the protein MDLSGSSEVSASDVATTMDSPAKDAKAAKPAAAPEAEAKAAAPAKARVSTGSTEIRPQLYPIEVDHSRDALLTDFGKETLTDRYLLPGESYQDLFVRVASAYADDQPHAQRLYDYISKLWFMPATPVLSNGGTGRGLPISCYLNSVDDSLEGIVNTWNENVWLASRGGGIGTYWGSVRGIGEPVGLNGKTSGIIPFVRVMDSLTLAISQGSLRRGSAAVYLDVSHPEIEEFLEIRKPSGDFNRKALNLHHGVLLTDAFMEAVRDGAEWDLVSPKDGSKRSSVDARALFQKLVETRLATGEPYIVFNDTVNRMMPKHHRDVGLKVSTSNLCSEITLPTGRDQHGMDRTAVCCLSSLNLETWDEWNGDKRFVEDVMRFLDNVLQDYIDRAPDEMARAKYSASRERSVGLGVMGFHSFLQARGLPFEGAMAKSWNLRIFKHIAAAAAEASMLLASERGPCPDAADLGVMERFSCKMAIAPTASISIICGGTSACIEPIPANIYTHKTLSGSFSIKNPYLQKLLAEKSKDSDAVWNSILEKGGSVQHLDFLTQDEKDVYKTSFEIDQRWLIELAADRTPYIDQAQSLNLFIPADVEKWDLLMLHFRAWELGIKSLYYLRSKSVQRAGFAGGVEADNTPDLKQIELETKDYDECLACQ, from the coding sequence ATGGACCTTTCTGGCAGCAGCGAAGTGAGCGCGAGCGACGTGGCGACAACGATGGATTCCCCGGCGAAGGACGCCAAGGCGGCGAAGCCCGCGGCCGCGCCCGAGGCGGAAGCCAAGGCCGCCGCCCCGGCCAAGGCCCGCGTGTCGACCGGCAGCACGGAGATTCGCCCGCAGCTCTACCCGATCGAGGTGGACCATAGCCGCGACGCGCTGCTCACCGACTTCGGCAAGGAGACGCTGACCGACCGTTACCTGCTGCCGGGCGAGAGCTACCAGGACCTGTTCGTGCGCGTCGCATCGGCCTATGCCGACGACCAGCCGCACGCCCAGCGCCTCTACGACTATATCTCGAAGCTGTGGTTCATGCCGGCCACCCCGGTGCTGTCGAACGGCGGCACGGGCCGCGGCCTGCCGATCAGCTGCTATCTCAACTCGGTCGACGACAGCCTGGAGGGCATCGTCAACACCTGGAACGAGAATGTCTGGCTGGCCTCGCGCGGCGGCGGCATCGGCACCTACTGGGGCTCGGTGCGCGGCATCGGCGAGCCGGTCGGCCTCAACGGCAAGACCTCGGGCATCATCCCCTTCGTCCGCGTGATGGACTCGCTGACCCTCGCGATCAGCCAGGGCTCGCTGCGCCGCGGCTCGGCCGCCGTCTATCTCGACGTCTCGCACCCGGAGATCGAGGAGTTCCTCGAGATCCGCAAGCCTTCGGGCGACTTCAACCGCAAGGCGCTCAACCTGCACCATGGCGTGCTGCTGACCGACGCCTTCATGGAAGCGGTCCGCGACGGCGCCGAATGGGATCTGGTCAGCCCGAAGGACGGATCGAAGCGCAGCTCGGTCGACGCCCGCGCGCTGTTCCAGAAGCTGGTCGAGACCCGCCTCGCCACCGGTGAGCCCTATATCGTGTTCAACGACACGGTGAACCGGATGATGCCGAAGCATCACCGCGACGTCGGGCTGAAGGTGTCGACCTCGAACCTCTGCTCGGAGATCACCCTGCCGACCGGGCGCGACCAGCACGGCATGGACCGCACCGCGGTCTGCTGCCTGAGCTCGCTCAACCTCGAGACCTGGGACGAGTGGAACGGCGACAAGCGCTTCGTCGAGGACGTGATGCGCTTCCTCGACAATGTGCTGCAGGACTATATCGACCGCGCGCCGGACGAGATGGCGCGCGCCAAGTACAGCGCCAGCCGCGAGCGTTCGGTGGGCCTGGGCGTGATGGGCTTCCACAGCTTCCTCCAGGCGCGCGGCCTGCCCTTCGAGGGCGCGATGGCGAAGAGCTGGAACCTGCGCATCTTCAAGCATATCGCCGCCGCCGCCGCCGAGGCCTCGATGCTGCTGGCCAGCGAGCGCGGGCCGTGCCCCGACGCCGCCGACCTGGGCGTGATGGAGCGCTTCAGCTGCAAGATGGCGATCGCGCCGACCGCGTCGATCTCGATCATCTGCGGCGGCACCAGCGCCTGCATCGAGCCGATCCCGGCCAACATCTACACCCACAAGACGCTGTCGGGCAGCTTCTCGATCAAGAATCCCTATCTGCAGAAGCTGCTCGCCGAGAAGTCGAAGGACAGCGACGCGGTGTGGAACTCGATCCTCGAAAAGGGCGGATCGGTCCAGCATCTCGACTTCCTGACCCAGGACGAGAAGGACGTGTACAAGACCAGCTTCGAGATCGACCAGCGCTGGCTGATCGAACTCGCGGCGGACCGCACGCCCTATATCGACCAGGCGCAGTCGCTGAACCTGTTCATCCCGGCCGACGTCGAGAAGTGGGACCTGCTGATGCTCCACTTCCGCGCCTGGGAGCTGGGCATCAAGTCGCTCTACTATCTCCGCTCCAAGTCGGTGCAGCGCGCCGGCTTCGCGGGCGGGGTCGAGGCGGACAACACCCCCGACCTCAAGCAGATCGAGCTTGAGACCAAGGATTATGACGAATGCCTGGCCTGCCAATAG